One part of the Glycine max cultivar Williams 82 chromosome 14, Glycine_max_v4.0, whole genome shotgun sequence genome encodes these proteins:
- the LOC102667151 gene encoding uncharacterized protein: MNQTGVTSPMTNMTLASSTTSASAFAPWNNPSLGNPSGSPFRPPQNPLYGMPTSLMAGLQNSQPNIENLNMSSPSGSVAGNQGRVIPQHLTNTSVLSLRQQMDESNHDMVNMLTQQIGTVINPLIQNTNDSYQMLTNQISRIADFFGAPPIQQPPIRQIQIQAPVQEVQMPNNPGMQMAQAPQPLARIEPPAQQVEPNPGIVLVNRNQNADEVIGNIQQNRFDRQNNLAQMVETILVQNGLNLGLHRPNFVSPLSEYVLQTELPRGVKIPKFTKFAGETNESTVEHIARYLVEAGDLANNENLRMKFFPNSLTKNAFTWFTTLPPHSIHNWNQLERIFHEQFYMGQSKISLKELASVRRKAPESIDDYLNRFRLLKARDMAQLADRVRQLERLKAEKARNSKFHKKEKVAYVETNDSDQEFDIIYEDIEDNEVDLAELKPGPPYVCKLLRPSNGKNPVEPKNDKFVSKTYTFDITKCDEIFDLLVTDGQIVVPKGLKVPPIEQQKKRGYCKFHNFLGHKTSRCVLFRDLVQKALDEGRLKFGEKPKVAQANAEISKAAETLYAEPQEIMMVETMEVSHVQVQDISEEDYNEQMKVVYPQAEEELIDFLNRCKLENKIVMLCPRCSAVCDKEAIEGLKKYQVVNKGAKQNQRFDKGKGVMVQSNTNQKSGRRNTFTPPGSVPVEKWMHQGLIRFNKGIMEVGGSSGTKQVGPQEANKYSYRNNYRGKNPMTRTQWRRFQRQKKLAQQNPQTGQYKEVSRRPVKERLLPPVDEDKMEDEDLLDSEPDFDVICVVSILPSEYDVQSEVTEIESEFDHFDMADPKPVCYYVMNNGCVEEQLAYFEKPDFQMKSHLKPLFIRAKVENVGINKVLIDGGAAVNLMPRSMLYKIGKHDTDLSAHNIVLSNYEGKTGYSLGAIQVDVAVGSIVRPTLFLVIQSKANFNLLLGREWIHGVGAVPSTLHQKLIIWREDGIVENIEADQSFYKSEVDNVTAQTFDKKLANIAPCGDKEAVVESSDNVVHSVKLHPTYGFIWEREEIDAVPSKDGVIPPTGWNTYED, translated from the exons ATGAATCAGACAGGGGTAACTTCTCCCATGACCAACATGACGTTGGCAAGTTCGACCACGTCAGCGTCTGCTTTTGCCCCATGGAATAACCCTAGTTTAGGGAATCCCAGTGGAAGTCCCTTTCGACCGCCTCAAAACCCTCTATATGGCATGCCTACATCTTTGATGGCAGGGTTGCAAAACTCTCAACCAAATATAGAGAATCTTAATATGTCCTCTCCATCAGGATCTGTAGCGggcaatcaaggtagggtaattcctcaacatttaaccaatacatCCGTTTTGTCACttagacaacaaatggatgaaagtaaccatgatatggttaacatgttaacacaacaaataggaaCTGTTATTAACCCcttaattcaaaatacaaatgaCAGTTACCAAATGTTAACAAATCAAATAAGTCGAATTGCTGACTTTTTTGGGGCACCACCCATACAGCAACCACCAATTCGACAGATCCAAATCCAGGCGCCTGTCCAAGAGGTACAGATGCCTAACAATCCAGGGATGCAAATGGCTCAAGCACCACAACCATTGGCACGCATAGAGCCACCAGCCCAACAGGTCGAACCAAACCCGGGTATAGTATTGGTAAATAGGAACCAAAATGCTGATGAAGTAATAGGGAATATTCAACAAAACCGTTTCGATAGGCAGAATAACCTGGCCCAAATGGTCGAAACGATTTTGGTTCAGAATGGTTTGAACTTAGGCTTACATAGGCCTAATTTTGTGTCTCCATTGTCTGAGTATGTGTTACAGACagaattaccaaggggtgtgaaAATCCCTAAGTTTACTAAGTTTGCAGGAGAGACAAATGAGTCCACTGTCGAACACATTGCTAGATATTTGGTCGAGGCAGGGGATTTggctaataatgaaaatttaagaatgaaatttttccCTAATTCCTTGACTAAAAATGCTTTTACATGGTTTACAACTCTTCCTCCTCATTCCATACATAATTGGAACCAATTGGAAAGGATTTTCCATGAGCAATTTTATATGGGACAGTCTAAGATCAGCCTTAAAGAGTTAGCCAGCGTTCGACGCAAGGCACCTGAATCAATTGATGATTATTTGAACAGATTCAGACTCTTAAAGGCAAG GGATATGGCTCAATTGGCTGATAGAGTTCGGCAACTCGAACGATTGAAGGCTGAAAAGGCTAGAAATTCTAAATTCCACAAGAAGGAAAAGGTTGCATATGTCGAAACCAATGACAGTGACCAGGAGTTCGATATTATTTATGAAGATATCGAAGACAATGAGGTTGATTTAGCAGAATTAAAACCTGGACCTCCTTATGTTTGTAAACTCCTTAGACCTTCCAATGGAAAAAACCCTGTTGAacctaaaaatgataaatttgtgtctaaaacttatacatttgacataactaaatgtgatgaaatatttgatttattagtcACAGATGGCCAGATTGTTGTTCCTAAGGGCTTGAAAGTACCCCCAATCGAACAACAGAAGAAAAGgggttattgtaaatttcataatttccttGGCCATAAAACCTCACGTTGTGttcttttcagggatttggttcAAAAGGCTCTCGACGAAGGGAGGCTCAAATTTGGTGAGAAACCAAAGGTTGCTCAGGCAAATGCGGAAATATCCAAAGCTGCTGAAACTCTTTATGCAGAACCTCAAGAAATAATGATGGTCGAAACAATGGAGGTGTCCCATGTGCAAGTTCAGGACATATCTGAAGAGGATTACAACGAACAAATGAAGGTTGTGTATCCTCAGGCTGAGGAGGAGTTAATTGATTTCTTGAACAGATGCAAACTcgaaaacaaaattgtgatgCTCTGCCCTCGCTGCAGTGCAGTATGTGATAAGGAGGCTATTGAGGGCCTCAAGAAATACCAAGTTGTTAACAAGGGGGCAAAGCAGAACCAACGTTTCGATAAAGGCAAAGGAGTTATGGTGCAGTCGAATACTAATCAGAAGTCTGGTCGAAGGAATACTTTCACTCCTCCGGGTTCAGTTCCGGTCGAAAAATGGATGCACCAGGGACTCATAAGGTTCAACAAAGGGATCATGGAAGTAGGTGGTTCGAGTGGAACGAAGCAAGTTGGCCCACAAGAGGCTAATAAGTACTCTTATAGGAACAATTACAGAGGAAAGAATCCTATGACGAGGACTCAATGGCGTAGGTTCCAGCGTCAGAAGAAATTGGCCCAACAGAATCCGCAAACGGGCCAGTATAAAGAAGTATCTAGGAGGCCAGTAAAAGAGAGGCTCCTTCCTCCAGTGGATGAAGATAAGATGGAGGATGAGGATTTACTGGATTCTGAACCAGATTTCGATGTCATCTGTGTGGTATCTATCTTGCCATCTGAATATGATGTCCAATCTGAAGTTACTGAGATCGAAAGTGAGTTCGATCATTTTGATATGGCTGACCCAAAGCCAGTATGTTACTATGTTATGAATAATGGCTGTGTGGAAGAGCAATTAGCTTATTTCGAAAAGCCAGATTTTCAGATGAAAAGTCATCTCAAACCTCTCTtcatcagagcaaaagttgagAATGTTGGAATCAACAAAGTGCTCATTGATGGAGGAGCGGCTGTCAACTTAATGCCTCGATCTATGCTCTACAAGATCGGGAAACATGACACTGATCTATCTGCCCACAACATTGTGCTTTCGAATTATGAGGGTAAAACTGGCTATTCTTTGGGAGCCATTCAAGTAGATGTTGCTGTAGGCAGTATAGTTCGACCAACTCTTTTCCTGGTGATACAGTCTAAGGCTAATTTTAATTTGCTATTAGGAAGGGAGTGGATTCATGGAGTTGGGGCTGTGCCATCTACCCTTCACCAGAAGCTCATTATCTGGAGGGAGGATGGGATTGTGGAAAATATAGAGGCGGATCAAAGCTTCTATAAGTCAGAGGTCGATAATGTTACTGCACAAACCTTTGACAAAAAGTTGGCTAACATAGCACCTTGTGGTGACAAGGAGGCTGTTGTCGAATCGAGTGACAATGTTGTCCACTCTGTCAAACTCCATCCTACTTATGGGTTTATATGGGAGAGGGAGGAAATTGATGCTGTTCCCTCTAAAGATGGAGTCATTCCACCAACTGGGTGGAATACATATGAAGATTAA
- the LOC100778908 gene encoding BRI1 kinase inhibitor 1 has translation METHHQHQKNTENDVPKQQNQIEEAVNRELDQTSSSPSSPSQEFSFTISLHHSTFPSDNSKAPPNSSSLALDLSPADDIFFHGHLLPLQLLSHLPSSPPRSSTNSMDSFTLPIRELLEDESHSIKDSSGSSRSSTSDSNNSSKRDQDNNNNNIGKKVQGKSKFAFSLFGLTKGHKGYQDKEDKVKHKKKVRFDVIHAIKKYLRMVQPRMLFKGQREKIRPRGQCYSYSGNVTPRNYKQGWRGQYSAPASMTTSPTNSGLLIATTPLPPASDSTMEELQAAIQAAIAHCKNSIAKEEKLKC, from the coding sequence ATGGAAACTCATCATCAACACCAAAAGAACACAGAAAACGATGTGCCAAAGCAACAGaatcaaattgaagaagcaGTGAATAGAGAACTAGACCAAACATCTTCGTCACCCTCTTCCCCTTCTCAAGAGTTCTCCTTCACAATCTCCCTCCACCACTCCACATTCCCATCTGATAATTCCAAAGCCCCACCTAATTCATCATCTCTTGCACTTGATTTGTCTCCTGCTGATGACATTTTCTTCCATGGTCACTTGCTCCCTCTACAACTCCTTTCACACCTTCCTTCGTCGCCTCCTCGCTCTTCAACTAATTCCATGGACAGCTTCACCCTCCCCATCAGAGAGTTATTAGAAGATGAAAGCCACTCCATTAAGGACAGTAGTGGCAGCAGCAGGAGCAGCACCTCAGACAGCAATAACAGCAGCAAAAGAGACcaagacaacaacaacaacaacataggAAAAAAGGTACAGGGTAAGTCCAAATTTGCTTTTTCATTATTTGGATTAACCAAGGGGCACAAAGGGTACCAAGATAAGGAAGATAAGGTGAAGCACAAGAAGAAGGTGAGGTTTGATGTGATCCATGCAATAAAAAAGTACTTGAGAATGGTCCAGCCTAGGATGCTTTTCAAAGGACAAAGGGAGAAAATTAGACCCCGGGGACAGTGCTATTCTTATTCAGGAAATGTAACTCCGAGGAATTATAAGCAGGGTTGGAGAGGACAATATTCAGCACCAGCATCAATGACGACTTCTCCTACAAACAGTGGTTTATTGATTGCAACCACACCTCTTCCTCCTGCTAGTGACAGTACCATGGAAGAGTTGCAAGCAGCCATTCAAGCTGCAATTGCTCACTGCAAAAATTCAATTGCAAAAGAAGAGAAGCTCAAGtgctga
- the LOC121173482 gene encoding phosphatidate phosphatase PAH2, producing the protein MQVVGKLGSFISRSVYTVSVLFLPFGGAVDIVVVQQKDGSFKSSPWYVRFGKYHKVLKEKVEVHVSVNGVKPDFCMYLNRNGEVIFLHHADTQEEEEEEEEEEEEEEEEEEEEEEEEESIFFGGESEPDDITSPSGSKRHFKSKSWNFDSPDKSNSEAKVVGRTKSRCA; encoded by the coding sequence ATGCAAGTGGTGGGGAAGCTAGGCAGCTTCATCAGCCGCAGTGTCTACACCGTTTCAGTGCTGTTTCTCCCTTTCGGTGGCGCGGTGGACATTGTTGTGGTTCAGCAGAAGGATGGGAGCTTCAAATCCTCTCCATGGTATGTAAGGTTTGGGAAATACCACAAGGTTTTGAAGGAAAAGGTTGAGGTCCATGTCAGTGTCAACGGTGTAAAACCTGATTTCTGCATGTACTTGAACCGTAATGGGGAAGTTATTTTCCTCCATCATGCAGAtacacaagaagaagaagaagaagaagaagaagaagaagaagaagaagaagaagaagaagaagaagaagaagaagaagaggaatctATATTTTTTGGTGGTGAAAGTGAACCCGATGATATCACATCACCGAGTGGAAGTAAGAGGCATTTCAAGTCCAAAAGTTGGAACTTTGATTCACCAGACAAGTCAAATTCAGAGGCTAAGGTTGTTGGTAGGACTAAGTCTCGCTGTGCCTGA